ATGTcatataagaattttttttgtggtatttacTATTACTGAAAGTGTATTCCTGAAACACCGTACTTACAGTTGAGGAGAATCAAACACTTTCTAAGGATGATGTCTGTTCACGGGCAGAACAGCGGATTCTTTATTTCTTGGTTTTTCTTCTTGGAATCAAATTCTCGAACGCAAAATTTTCACCCACAGATTGTGTCTTCTGGTCTTTGGCCTGAACTCTCTCCACTTCCCCAGAAACGCAAAGACGCAGGCGAAAAGCTACGTTGGCTTGTCCTTTGGTGCTTGCAGGCTTGTGAAATGTCATTTTCTCGCGTCAGTTTCTAAGTGTCACGTTCTAAGTTGAAAAATAGtatgaaaaaatttacatttagaACATGCAAGGGGTTACGAATTTCAAATCGAGGGTTTGTCATGATTATGAACTCACAGAGGTTGCTTTTGTTTGTCGTAGCATACCGTAAGTTGCACGGGCGTGTTTATTTGGGTAAAGTTATATTTTGTGTTTTACCACAAATTATTTGTCATATGAAATAACCTTTCTTCGaaaaaagtgatatttttttgttcttgggtcCATAACTTTTTAGTCAATCTTTTAAGTggcatgattttttaaaaaacaatgaATCTTACGTGAAATGTGGCGTTTTCTAAAGAGAGTTAGGTCCAAAGTAAAATAATGATCAAAGTGACAAGGCAAACTAGCCCTAAAATGATGCCACTGTCAAAGATGAATTAAGGAAGGATATGGTGGTGCAAAGAACAGCTAGAGGAGTAGCTGAGCACATAGGCAAAGCTGGCATGTCAACCACCAATCACGGCTTCAGATAAATCACCATGCTTTCATCTTAttagtatttaaataataaattatgcatttatttaatagttaaataaaaactaaatatcATAATTGAATGTGCtgagtttgaatattttaaggCCTTATTTGCCttcttaatcaaatttttatactTAGTACTTGACAAATTTTCCTGCAAAATTCCACACATCTTCTACCCAAGCACGCGGGGCACGCTACGCGAATCTAAAGGTCGCCCACTTCAAATGGTAAAAGGGCGCAAAGCCAAAGGAAGCACATTATCTGTTTGATGAAACTTCCATATGGCAACGAACGTTAACTCAACTCTTTCAGTTTGGGTTCTTTTGGGTAAATTTTTGACCATTTGATCGTCAATTTGATTACAAATGGTTaaaatttcattcttttaatGACACTGCTTTTCCGGCGAGCCTCATTAGAGAATTGtacattaaataaatgccaTGTAGAATTTTCAGGCAACCGAAATTATCTATATCACTCGAGCAAAcgtatattttgaaaattatggcaCAAAAATAAGTGCCGTATAAATATTATGATATTATTAGTTTCCTTTTCCCATATTCCTCGTTTAATTAAAGTGACGTTAGAACTCTTAGTTGTCATACTATGTATTAATGTAAAAAATGAGACCttgataataattaaaaaattcttaattataaTGTTACGTGATGCATGGAAATTTCTATATATAGTCAACGACTTTAGTATATCAGGAGAAACTAATAGATTACTCAAAAGAAATAGTTAAGGATGAGTTatgatatttaaattttcaataattattaatttgcaACGTTACTCATTCaagctagttttttttttttttttttttttttcgcagtGTTAAGAGCAAGCACCCATTCTAGTTGCGAGTACATTAAGTAGAGCGGGCAAGAGAAGCATCCCTTGGAAGGAGTTGATCTCACAATTCAAGGGGGAAAATACCAAATAAGGGTATGAAatgttctcatttttttaaataaggatatgaagtagacattatttcaaataagacaTGAGGTgcccttattttcttaaataataacCTGAAATGGTCATGGCTGTTTTAAATAACAGCCTAACCTTAGTGGATTGCCAGCCGGCAAAATATTATGTCGAATCAAGAATATTTTCATCCAAACacatttataatttaatttataattaaattatatttaaaatataaacaagataaatgttttttattagaaaagaaaaaatacatgCAGGAGGGCCTTCCTGCatgtgtgtttctttttcttaattttaatttttttagtttatttttttacaaaaaaaaaaaaaaaaaggaaaaaatgaataaaatttagAAGATAAAATTGCCCTTCGCCAAACAGTGAGTTCAAGCCtttctttaaaattgatatgcttattttaagcctttatttgaaacaaagctcactttagacttttatttgagaaaatgatagtatttttggcctttatttgaaatacgGTACACTttaagcttttatttgaaaaaatgagggTGCAAGAGCACTTCATACtctcatttggaatttttcctaagTCAGAGTCATAGGAATCGTCATTAGAGACAACCTAAAAGCTtgttattaaatatttatatagataTTTTGAACCAAGAGGGGCgatggaattaaaaaaaattgaccaactCTATTGCCGATGTATATCTAGAACAAACCTGAATTGGTATTTTCttggtaaattattaaataacgtaaaaatgaagaaatacaaataaaaagattttaaaaaatcaatcaaaacatgACACGGCATGCCGAAGGAGATATGGTGTCTAACTCATGTTAAGTATTTTGGTAAGAGGCACGTCTCAATTATCTTATAGTAACTAAGCGACAACTGCTTCATTTAAATTTAGACACCCAAATCATGTTTGGTTTTCTTTCATTCCACATAACTCATCCAGAAAGTGCATGAGTGACCTGTtaaaaaataagtgatcaaAAGGTTAAAAGAATCGGTTAATACTATAAATAACCATAATCCGATACACCCGTGCCATGTTTGCTGAAGAATTACTTttacatcataaaaaaatatatcaaattggTACAGTCATGTTACATTTACTTAAAACTAATTTTATTgttataaaaaatctaaaaatagtGCACCCATGCaacatttaccttaaactagTACATTCATACCATATTTACCTTGaattagtttttaaattagtCACGGGTGTATATATGTaatggtttgagattttttgtaacACGAAtaatagtttgaggtaaatgcGATATATATGTACCGGTTTAAGGTAAATGTACCATATATAtaatagtttgagatttttcgcgACACGATAATTAGTTTTGGTATATATGACATGCATGTagtaatataatatatatatatttttttataacacataaattagtttaggatgTGGGACCTCTGTTTCAGGATTTTTATGGTAATCCTAAAAGGAATCACTTTCTATCCAATTATAATTTCTTGGGAATTTTTTAAGATTACATTTGACAGTCCGAATCTTAATTTGAATAAGAATCAttatccgatgattggcaacaTCCTTTGGACTGAATAAGCCTGGTTATACCAGAATAATGTGCTGGGTAAGAGAATCCAAGTGGAGGGATGGGATAAAGCtagatttgattaattttttttttaaaatagcaAACTCTATTATCTTCTAGTGATAGAGTGATGTAGTGACCGATTATGAATTGTTTCCTGCTCTCCAATTAATTCACCAAATCGTCAATTGTTTGGCAGCTCGTTCACGTTCTTATTGAACGGGAGCGATTTTAAACCCTAACGTGGTTCGACAACCCAAGATGGAGAATTCATTGAAACTGGCCTTCTCATTGGAATgacccctcctcctccttcgcagAGCCCAAATGGTCATCATGACTATTCACATCGTCAATTTTCCTTTGACAATCTGTTGTTGTTAGTTTCCTTTGATTGATTAAACCTCACCCTCTGGTCTTCCTGCCTTGCTGATTCCGCCGCTGCCAACGGGAGCCTGCACCGCCTGATCATCGCCTTGGAGACGTCGAGAGACATGATCGAGCGGAGTGAGCGAGGGATGGGCCCAGTGATTGACGGTGGCTCATCCCGGTTAGCCAATTGGAAAGTTAGAggattttcacctttttttttttttttttaatatatattatctATCACATCTCAAATTACTGAAAAcgtattataaaaaattttaaaaaataattacgtaataatatttaatatattatgaaaataacaatctattatcacaaaaataaataataaataattacaaatcatTATgagattcatttttttcaagaatttgtgactcatattaaattattatttatttttcaaaattaaaagaggttttttatcttattttatccAATCTTGTCTTAATCTAAACACAATGCGAGATAACAACTTACATCGGTCCTCCTATTCAACTACTTCAACCATTTTCCCAATGGGGCCAGGCCACGACACTTTCCAAGTATCTCGTCCTTCTATTCGGCctcttaaaagaaaagatggggATTATCgaaaaacgaaaaaggaaatCCGAAACTCATGATTCCAAGAGATCTTTCTATCCGACGTACCTTTATCGACAAAAGTAATGCTTCGATGAAGGGGGAATGTAAGAAATAGATCATACTCGATTAGATTTGATTATTGCGGGCAACAAGGAGACTATTGCTAAACAGCATATTTAAACAAGTCACGTAATATTTGCAAATCTCCCTTAATCTTTTTTCCGCGAAGTTTCCTCCCGTTtcgaaaaattctaaaaagttAAATTCACTGTAATGGCATCCGAAACGAACGGACGGCTGGATCTTGCTCGGCGAGGATCTTTAAAACCGAAGAAGAATCCAAGCCTCTTTCAGATTTCATTTTCTTGCTTCGGTGCTAAGCAATCGGCGAGCTCTAATAGGGACGTACGTGGCGCGAAGCTGAAACGGCCACCACTCGATCTCTCCCCTCCGAtcgcttctctcttctccccgcTCCGTACGGTCCGACGCAATGGGAGGCGGCGCAGCGATGAGGTCCGCGGCGGCGAAGGTCGCGGGGATCGGCGGCGTGCTCCGCAGGGCCCCCGCGGCCCCCGCGGCGCCGCAGTCCGTCCGGAGCGGATCCGGCCCCGGCTCCGGCTGGGCGCCCGCCATCGTGTCGGCGAAGGGCGACGAGGTCGCCGCCTCCGCCGGCGACGCCCCCCACGGGAAGGCGGCGCAGATGGCGGCGTGGGAGGTCGACGATTGGGACTTCGGGGGGTTGGAGGAGAAACTGGTGGGCCAGCCGATGGGTAGGGTTGTGTTCGGGGGCGTGCCGAGCTTTGAGGAGGCCAAGGCGGCGACTGATGATTTGAAGGATGCTATTGACAAGTACGTTTGGATTTGAATCTGAAACTTCGGTGTTTTATGTGGCGTGTCTTGACTGTTACTTGCTACCGCCGGTGTGTAATTCCATCGTTTATGTGTCCGTGGATTTGGGATTTGGGGATTGGGTTTCTGCATCGTTTGTGCTGTGTTGTTGTACTTGTTCTGTCGGATTAACTGCTAAGAAGGATATCTTACATATGTAATAGCTTCACTATGAGTGTAGTTCTGatcttttttctgaaaaatggtGGTTTGTAATTAATCCGGAGTTTGGGCTCGATGACAGAAACTGATAGATGCGAATGGCTTTGTGAGAATAGACATTCTGTGTCCAATTTCTGTGAAGAAAATCGTAGTGGTGATTCTTGATCATCATAAGAAAACCTACCCCCTTATTGGGGGAGAGAACCAAAAGAGTATTAGTTACCATATTTTGTGGCGATCTAGGATCGTATGTATTTCTTTCTGCTTCGCTTGTTTTAAACTGTTGCTTCTGGTTGTCAAAGATTGTCTCCTCGTTTGTGCTGTGTTGTTGTACTTGTTCTGTCGGATTAACTGCTAAGAAGGATATCTTACATATGTAATAGGTTCACTATGGGTGTTGGTTTGGGAGGAAGTTCTGATCTTTCTTCTGAAAAATGGTGGTTTGTAATTAATCCGGAGTTTGGGTTCGATGACAGAAGCTGATAGATGTGAATGGCTTTGTGAGAATAAACATTCTGTGTCCAATTTCTGTGAAGAAAATCGTAGTGGTGATTCTTGATCATCATAAGAAAACCTACCCCCTTATTGGGGGAGAGAACCAAAAGAGAACTGTGTAGTTACTAGTTACCATATTTTGTGGCGATCTAGGATCGTATGTATTTTTTTCTGCCTTCGCTTGTTTTAAACTGTTGCTTCTGGTTGTCAAAGATTGTCTCCTCATTTATTTGAGTGATTACCAAGTTAGTAGAGGTAATGAAGCACTGTATacattgccgccgccgccgattaTGCAGGTCTATTGGCTAGCTGACTCCTAATGGTATCTGAAGTGCTCGAACTCCTAGTTTGATTATCATTTGCAAATTATCATTTTCCTCGTGGAGAGTCAGATTCAATTAAATGGCAAATGAATTTTATGGGATCGTTGTTCTGTTTTCCTCACAGTGTTcgtctttcatttttctatctAGCATATTTTGTGGAGGTTAGATGGAAACTTATATTGGAATCTATTATGGTTTGTGCATTTTCAGTCCATCGTAAGTCATTCTTGAAAACCATGAAATGCATGTTTTGTTTGAGCTGTTCTACCTACTCAATATGTGCATCGAgtttatcatcttgttttggaGTGGGTGCATATTTGATATTCTGGGTGACTCTTGCCCTAAATTTGCaactttcatttgttttgagtgCTTGAGGTTCTTTAGGAGAGAGATTCATAAATAATGAGTTAAAAACAATACTCCACTTTTCAGGGAAGTTTGAAAACTTTTCACTTTGTTCTGGTGGATATACTTTCCATGCTCAATTGGTATGACATTAGTTTATAAAAAGATAGTTGTTTACATTTGTGTCTGTTGTTTTATTGATTGTCATTTTAGACTTGATTATGATCTTTGGGTTGTTGACACATATTGATGATTGTTTCCGGGCTGAAGACAAGCTTCATTTGTCCGGGGAAATAAAAGTGTGGCTTCTGATGGGGGTcaccttttttcttatttgtgcTTTTCTCTACAATCATGttctgcttcttctctctctctctctctctctctctctatatatattccTCCTGTTTGATGGAATGGTCTTTGTCTGCCATCTTCACTTCTTCCTTGGATCTTATGCTTTTGGTAAtctagggtatatttgtcatccACAAACATCACTGGATGGGAAGGTCAACTTCCGGCAGACCAGGCCTCTGGTCTGCCCGTGCTCACAAATTCTGTTGAGACCCAATCTTCAGTTATTGGTGAGGCTCTGGCAACTTTTCCAGTACCCAAACATGCTGTCGAGGCTTTTAAACTGCTCACTCAAAGTCCTGAGGCTCAGGTACTTACCCTTCTCAATAACAAATGTGTAATGTCGTTTGTAAAAGTAATATGTGGTGTAGCTATCTGATAAACAAAAGCAGCATTGCTGTTATGTCATTTCACTAATAGAGCAATCACGTGAGTTCctatttttacttttgtcttGCAGACTGTTGTTGCTTCAATTGCTAGTGATCAAGATGTCTGGGatgcttttttgaaaaataaggcTCTCCAGGACTTCCTCCAATCACAGAACTCCAGTAAGGATATCCATTACCTCCTTTTGCACTATGATCCGGCTTTTACATATCCTCACCTTACGTGGGAATGAATCTCTCACATTTGGATTATTGCCTCAAAATATATTCCTGGTGCCATAAGCAGGTATTCAATTCCCATATATGGAGCCAAAAGTGGAGAAATCTGCTGATGATGCTTTTTCTGATGATTGGAAATCGCCAAGGGTGGATGAAGAGACTTCTGAAGGTGGCCACAAAAATGGATTCATGTCCTTCTTGCAGAACATCAAGCTTAGGGTGGAGCAGATGGTTAGCAACATATCCAGCTTCCTTGCCGACATCTTCACTCCCCCATCTGTGGAGAAGATGTCTTCGAACTCAGATGGAAATGCTGGACTGGCTGTTGGAGCGTCTTTCATGGGGTTGGCTCTGCTGACTCTTCTCGTTGTCCTTATAAGGCGAGGCTAAACTCATGAAAATTTGTCGAAGTTACAAAAGCTCTAGTTTGTGACGTATGATTGACTATAGTCAGGGAAAAATGTTATGTTTTATGGGATGATGATGGAAAGATAGATGTTTTGCGTGCCGCACATTAAATAAGAATGTACAGTTTGCATTGCACTCATGGTTTATGGATCGATTATGTGACGGTATATACTTTTATTGGCTCCGGGCCTCTTATCAGTTAGTCCGCTTCCGTAGCAGGTTCTAATAACTACTGCATGTGGagtctctctccttccttccaTCAGATGTCCTGCATGGTATTTTCTTGCCAACTTGAGGAACTACTACATGTCGAGTCTCTCTCCTTCTAGGAAGGTGGGTTAGCTAACCTGAGTAACTACAGATTCAGTATTGTGGGGCTCGGAGAGTATTTACAGATGTGGATAAGATTGGGCAACGATCTCCCGTTGTCTCATTTTCTTTGCCTTCTGGTAGCAACAATCTATGACATGCTGGGGGTTATACTGCAATTCGGCATCAACCGAGACATAGGCGAGAAGAAAGAACGTGGACTACACCCTAGCGCTCGGCCTTG
The window above is part of the Eucalyptus grandis isolate ANBG69807.140 chromosome 6, ASM1654582v1, whole genome shotgun sequence genome. Proteins encoded here:
- the LOC104450186 gene encoding uncharacterized protein LOC104450186 isoform X1, coding for MGGGAAMRSAAAKVAGIGGVLRRAPAAPAAPQSVRSGSGPGSGWAPAIVSAKGDEVAASAGDAPHGKAAQMAAWEVDDWDFGGLEEKLVGQPMGRVVFGGVPSFEEAKAATDDLKDAIDKVYLSSTNITGWEGQLPADQASGLPVLTNSVETQSSVIGEALATFPVPKHAVEAFKLLTQSPEAQTVVASIASDQDVWDAFLKNKALQDFLQSQNSTGIQFPYMEPKVEKSADDAFSDDWKSPRVDEETSEGGHKNGFMSFLQNIKLRVEQMVSNISSFLADIFTPPSVEKMSSNSDGNAGLAVGASFMGLALLTLLVVLIRRG
- the LOC104450186 gene encoding uncharacterized protein LOC104450186 isoform X2, whose protein sequence is MGGGAAMRSAAAKVAGIGGVLRRAPAAPAAPQSVRSGSGPGSGWAPAIVSAKGDEVAASAGDAPHGKAAQMAAWEVDDWDFGGLEEKLVGQPMGRVVFGGVPSFEEAKAATDDLKDAIDKVYLSSTNITGWEGQLPADQASGLPVLTNSVETQSSVIGEALATFPVPKHAVEAFKLLTQSPEAQTVVASIASDQDVWDAFLKNKALQDFLQSQNSSIQFPYMEPKVEKSADDAFSDDWKSPRVDEETSEGGHKNGFMSFLQNIKLRVEQMVSNISSFLADIFTPPSVEKMSSNSDGNAGLAVGASFMGLALLTLLVVLIRRG